The Kryptolebias marmoratus isolate JLee-2015 linkage group LG7, ASM164957v2, whole genome shotgun sequence region CAGCCAATATTCACAGAGCGGGTGTGATTCAGTGAGTTTTGATTCAATGCAATGCAATTCCTTCTGATACAATAcaacaggggtgtccagtcctggtcctcgagggccaccatcctgcaggttttccttgtttctctgctccaacacacttgattcatggttaaatcacctcttcatgtcctgcagaagcctgttaatcacccattgattcagatcaggtgtgttggagcagagaaacaagtaaaacatgcaggatggtggccctccaggaccagggttggagaccactgcaaCACAACAAAGGAAAGGACTGATCCTATGCAATTTAATTAGACTAATTATTTATTACATAATACACAAAGACCTTTTACAACGGGCCGTGTTTTCAGATTCAGATATATTTCTGTAACCCCTGACTCATATTTAACGTAACAATGTCTCAGTGCAGAGAAAATGACTCAACTGCACAACAGCAATGGTGATGGAAGAAAACTGGATATTGATTCTATTTACTCTTTatctaaaaattaaatgaacccAACATGTGCGTTTGTGAGTCTGTATGAATTGGTTTAATCACCAGTGAGTTATCAGTGactgtgcaattttttttttttttttttcagcttacaTTGCAAGAAGACTAGGATTGTAAGCAATTGTTCGGGGGAACCATTTAGCTGAAGTTGAGTTAATAATAATGCAGAGTGACTCATAAATGGTTACAAAGTTGTTGATTACTTCAACACTAAAGGGATGTATATAAACCGTTACGCTAAATGTCCGTAAAACATTGTGTAAGTCACATGTGCTGTTCTTTAAACACAAGTCAATGAGTCACTTCAAATCTCTTCCATGACACTGGCATTGCAAGCAGGGGGCATGGAGGTTAAGCTCATTATACCTTTGACCCCTGCAGGATCAATAGTAGTTTTCTTCCTGTGACGGCAAACCTGCGACAtgaattaaattttaaagcGTTATGCCAGAGTCTGAGACCTTTATTTGACCTGTATCTGCCGCTCCGTCGGCCTGGAAGGATCATCTGGACTTTTTATCGTGCTTTTTGCGTCACGCAGCCGGgctggtgtgaaagaatgcatTCAGCATGTGGCAGAGAGGAGCGAGGCTGTGAGCCCACATGACCCAGAGTGAAACCTCTCGGTCCAGTGATACTCCTGGCAGAATGTGCAGAGCCTTCAGAGGACGGTCCACAATTAAGATaagctttgaaataaagtttgtctTTCTAAACAAGATAAAGTAATGTTCCCGTTTAAGTCGAGGTTCAAACAAGGTCTTTCCTGCACTGTCACGGTTTTCTGATCATAGTCAGAGATATCACGTGGTGCTTTAAAAGGAAACTGCTTTATTGTGCTGAATCATTCGTGCTGACTTTACATGTTACAGACTCAGAAAATCCCCGGCTAGGAATGCAGTGTGTGTACATTTATGGAGGGAAATATCTGACAAAACTGCTTGGACTACTGTTTGTGAAAGAGTGATCTTTGAGCTGCAAACACAGTAAAGGAAATATTGATTGGACACTATGGAAAGTTTGTtcacctacaaaaaaaaagaaaaaaaatgaacggTTATAATTTTTATGGTAGTTTCAGTTTTGGAGAAAGACACATTAACTACAGATTATGAAATAAAACCCATTCTATAAGAgttacaaatttattttcaaatcatttagtgaaaaaaggatttgatccccaaacaaaacatgacttaGTACTTTGCAAAGAAGCCTTGTTGGCAGCGATTCCAAGTTTCCTGTATTTGATCTTGTAGGTTTGCACACAGCTCAGGATGGATTTTGACCCACTCCTCTTTAAAGAAACTCTAAAACCTTTAGGTTTTTAGCTGCTTCTAGGCAACTCAAAGCCTTGTCCATTGGCCTTGTCAATTCAGTAAAATCCTCCTGCACCCTTGGTCGAAAAACTGCTCCAAAACCTGTTTTCCCCCCTGTGTTTGACTGTGAGGATGGTGTTCCTCAGGATTTCTCTTCCTCCAAACATGGCGAGTTGAGTTGATGCCAAATAGGTCCATTTTCGTCTCATTTGAACACAGCACTTTTCCCCAAAACCTTTTCTGAATCAATTAGATGTCCGTTGGCTAAATTAGACATCAAATTTTGCATCTATTTTTGTGCCTGGTCACAAAAGCACATGTGGACTCTGTGGGTGCTGCAAGATTTTAGTCTATTCTGACCCCAGTGGTCAGTCAGATCATTAACAGGCTCCTCGTGTGGAGGTCTGGGCCGATTCCTCACTTTTCCCATCATTATTTTCACCATGAGGCAACATCTTGCATGGAGCTCCAGACTGAGAGAGATtgtcattttatatattttttccgtTTGTTAATAATCACATCAGCAAACATCACCTTTGTCAGCAAGCTGAGTACCAGTTAGGGCTGATTCGAGGTCATAAATCCACCGCGTATGAATGTTAGAAAGGTTTAATTCTTTATCAGGAAGATGTTGGCTCTCTGAATCCAAGAATCTTCTCCTTAGGAGCTCATGTATTATTAGCACGAGGttctaaaaatgtctaaaaataagCCTCCTATAAAGAAATGTGAATTAAGGTGATTTTCCCcatagttttgtttaaataatccaGTTAAAGACTTCATATCACCATCATAACACACTGCACATCCAAACCATTAGGCATGAAAGCAGAAAGAGTATGGTTTATCTTAAATATGTCTCATTTATTACATGAGTTATCTTATACCAGTAAGACATGCAGTTCAAATGAGAAGGAtactgttttcttgtgttttttattcattttaataatgctgagtttctgtgttttgcatgtctgtgtgcaggACTGTTTGCCTTGCTGTTGATAGTGTTGGAGTGGACCCGTCCAGGCCTGCTATCCCCGCTGAGGCCAATCTGTGACCTGAGGGTCCTGAACCATTTCATCCAGGAAGCACGAGACGCAGAAGTCGCTATGGTGAGAGGAAAATGTATGCAGTGCGTGCAAGACGAACCGGACTAAATGCATGGGCAGGATGCTGCAGTTATCACCCCCCTTGGATAATCCTTGTTAATTGTTTAGATACAGTTAAGTAGGATGGCTCTGAATATTGTCCTTGTTATGTTTCCTTAGAAGTCATGTAGAGAAGGATGTGATCTGTCAGCATCTGTGTCTGTACCCCAAACCACTGTCAACTTTGACGACTgggaaaagaaaactgtaagttGCTGAAATCCGTTggttaaacaaagatgtttgcCTCATTTTACTGTGTAGACTTTGTTTTGCATGTAGTACTTTTTAGGAACTCTATATGTCTCTGTCATTgtgtccgtttttttttttttttttNNNNNNNNNNNNNNNNNNNNNNNNNNNNNNNNNNNNNNNNNNNNNNNNNNNNNNNNNNNNNNNNNNNNNNNNNNNNNNNNNNNNNNNNNNNNNNNNNNNNTGCATGTAGTACTTTTTAGGAACTCTATATGTCTCTGTCATTgtgtccgttttttttttttttttttgagggccAGTGACTCCAGTTAATTTCTAACGGAAGAGCTGATTACTTCCTACATCCTTTGATCCTTATCAGTTCCAAAATGAGACTTCAACTCTCTGcctctgtttatctttttggaAAAGGCACTGGAGCAAGCTCAGGAAGTTCAGACGGGCTTGTGGCTTTTACAACAGGCCCTCAACTTACTACGGACGTCGATGACAAACACGGAGCTACACAACCACATAGACAACAGCGTCAGAAACCTGCTCAGCATAAACGCTGTGCTGCGAAGTCTCAACATTCAGGTGAGTTGGTGTGTTTCAGGGACGAATTCAGGCACACATGTTTACCAGCTGTGCATTTGAGAAAACCAACAACttctaaaatttatttaaacacagttttcaATGCAAAAAATGAGGATAAAGCATGCAAAAGTTTGAATACTGATTAGCGTTTTGTTGAAAGCTTCTTCAGTCATTTTAGAAAGGAGCAGGTGATGCAACAAACCTACTCCTTACAATTTATCTCAACAATCAGCAGCCATGGGCTCCAATAAGCACCTGCCTGGTGGATGAAGACCTCCCCACCCTTTCAGAACAGCAATAATTTGCTCACGATTTGGGTTTGCATTGCATGGATTCAATCAAGAGTCAGCAAAATGTACAAGTATTAATTTAGTAATGTGCTTCTTGCACCTGGACTCACAGACttggtttgattttgttttcccccTGAGTATTTTAGTTTAGCCTTACATCCCTTTCCGAATCCTTTAATTTCATCCAAAGCTTCTGGTTTGGCCGAGTGCTGCAGTTGCTGATGACTTTCACATCACCCTTCATTAATACCCCTGAGGAGATCACTGCAacaagttttctctttttcgaGTCATAAGTTGCAAAGCAGTCTGGACATAATGCATCCCTTCGCCAGACTTGAATCTAGCCTTTCTGTGTCTCAGTATCGTTTTATGTGCTGgataaagcagaacagaaataCGATCTGAGTCCTTCAGATGGTACTTTGTAACCCTCTTTAATGTCAGTGTACACCCAGTCCAAGGAACAGTTGTGAACAATGAGTTGTAATAATTACACTCTTGCTCCACCACTTGTTGTTGATGTTAATCAAAGTTGACCTCCTCAGATCCTGCTGGAGCGTTCTGCATTTCTGTTTGGACGGAAGGATGTTTGGATGTCAGCTTTATTGCAGAGTCAGAGATGTTGCTTTGGAGCCAAGttttagtcaaaacaaaaacacagctgtctCTATTAATGTTGTCTGTGTAATTACAGCCATAAATAATCGACAATTCGTTTGCTACTTCTCATATTTTGGGGGGCATCTCAGGTCTCACTAGAGGAGGTATTACCCATGTCTATGTCTTTTATTTCTAGGGTTTTATGTGTCAGGTCACAATGAAAATGTTCTCCCTGATTCTTCAAACTGTAATTGTTCGAACAGCCTTCTGCTGAAACTAAGATAAATACTGCTGATCCACAGAATCTGGTCTCATCTTTGGGGAAAATTGGAAAAAGACACAAGAGGTTAAATTGATCATTTATCAGGTTTTTCACTTAAACTAGctcattgtttttgtctgttagtatCAAAGATCTAGTAAATCTTTGATTCTGAATGGTCAAAAGTTCAAATCAAGCACATGTAAAGCAAAGGAGGTCCATGTACTACACATTAGAAATGGATTTAAAAGGTTACATCTGCTTTTCCAAACCATACAGGGCGTCTGATGACGGTCCAAATGTTAGGGAAATAGCTGACAGGACAATCGAGAGGGGGGGAAAGATTATGAAGTGGAATTTACAAGCCATGAGAGGTCCACTAGATAATAAGTGTGAGGCTGGAGGCAGCAGCCAGCAAAGTAAATGCCACACAAGGTTGCAGAATGACCCACATATGCAGTAAATTGATGAAGCTGGAGGGAGAAGCTCTGTGCTAAATCATACAATCATAAGAAGGAAAACaatccaccctctttcagttcttggGTTTCACAAACCGGAcataataaacatttgtttggtCTTAACCGGGTTCTAAAATggttcaaatctaacctcaagtgtacaaaaacagacCCCACCATCATTTGTTATCATTTATTGAATCAAAATTAAACCAAAGCAGAAAAGCATGTAGAACTTCCTTtagcagcaaagaaaaacctCGAGGAGGCATTTTCTGTCAGACTTTATCAGTGTCTCAACATGGTTGTAGGGGAAATTTGGCCCACTCTCCTTTACAGCAGAGCTTAATTTCATCGAGGTTTGCAGACGTTTGATTCTGGACATCTCTCTTAATGTCCCACCACAGCATGTCCATCAGGTTGGGGTTCTGCTGCACCTCTTGGTTCTTTTCTgctgagccgttctgttgtagattgtTGTTGCATGATGACCCAGtctggtccaagcttcagctgtcggacagatggcctcatgTTTGACTCTGTTTATGGGTGACTCAATGAATGCAAGGTGCCCAGGtcttgtggctgcaaaacatGCCCAAACCATCATCCCTCCACCACCGTACTTcacagttggtatgaggtgtttgtgctgatatccTGTGCTTGGTGCTGTGCCTTATGGTTAAACCTCTCtattttggtctcatctgtccaaaggacattgttccaaaAGTCACGAGgctcattcagatgaaactttacttGCTGAAGTCGTTCTGCCACGTTGTTGAAAAGAGGCTTTTTCCTTGAAAGCCTTCCAGGCAAACCATTcttgtttagtctttttctaattgtcctgtcatgaactcTCACAGTAACATGCTGAGACCCGTAGAGTCGAAGATGCAGCTCTTGAGCTTGTTGCCCAGTCTGACTTTGGGGGGGAATATGATTGGACTTTTAGTCCTGggaagattgacagctgtcttaaatgttttcagcttgTGAATAATTTTTACCTCTTTAAAATATTGGACTCTAAATTGTTTGGAAAGGAACTTTAACCCTTCCCTTGTCTAAAGTAACTCCTGATGTCTTCCCTCCTTGGCGTTGAACACTTCAGGCCAGATTGGAATCATTTTACAACCTGGTAATAGCCAGGTTTTATTATAACCTGGTACGTAAAACCTTAGGactgaaagagggtggatttttttgttcctgttagagctcagccatatttatttaataatttcttAAGAGAGAATAATGACGCTTTCTTGGGGAACTGCAGTCGAGGGAAATCATGAGACATGCTTTGAAACTGTAAGCCTTTTCATGAAGATGCTGTAAGTACTGCTACCACTGTGCACGCTTGTTCTTCGATTGCATGTTGTGACAATACaacctttgaagtcaatctAGTTTGAGCCGAGCGCTCGTAGATCAACAAACCGAATGAACTGTCTGTATGTGGACTCGTGCATAATGTCACCGCGTTTCCTTGTATTCTCTTCCAGGAATATACTCCACCAGCCAGTGCGGCGGGACTCCAGGGAACGTGGCAGGTGTCCTCGGCAGCGGAACTGCTTCAGGTTCACGTCAACTTCCTGCGAGGGAAAGTGCACCTCCTCCTCATGGACGCGCAGGCTTGTCGGCAAAACGTCAGCTGATCGGCTGAATGGCCTACTTCCTCGGGCAAAAGTAACTTGTGTTTCCAAAGGCTCGTGGAGGAGCGTGACACTGTTGACCCACATGATGGCTGCCGGATGCAGTGTGGGaagagtcccccccccccccccccccccccccacggTTCCAGGGAAGGCTGTGGATGGACGGGAGATGACTGCACCTTGGAACGTAGACGTGTCTCGTGGACGTGTTGAAGCACACAGTGACCAAAACGATGCCTTTGGAAAGCACTGCTCCAATAGCTGTTCTACGGGCACGCTCTTGCACTTTCTGCGTGGATGTACTTGTGTGAGTGAgttgattgtgtttgttttcaaggggtttgacccccccccccacactcATCTTTCTATATTGAAACACCAAGAAAATATTGATTGCAACTGAAAATCTGAAGACTGTGAGGCGAGGGTTTTCATTCTACATGTCTTTACTAGTTTTCAACTATGCCTCATAGAAATAATATTCTTGTCTTTTGGAACTGTAGGTATTCTATTATTTTAAGTTGTGTAATAACTATTTATACAGATTTTCTACTTTCAGGCTCTAGTCTTTAGTTACAGTTTAATGTTCACTTTTTGTACCACTGAACATTTGCACACATGCAAGGATACTCTCATGATTTATAATGTCAAGCtgctcttcctttttttttttgtttaaagtgcttATTTGGACATCTGTGTTACACTTACTCCAAGAACAGAGGCCTTAAGTGCTGATTCTAGTTTCATTTGTAGCTGTGGAGGGTTACATGAGAACGGCGAGCCTGTTATCTGTGTTGTAGTTTCTGTCTGACCCCAACACTCATCCCGTCTCGGAAAAATTTACAATTAACATCCTGTGGTGCCGTGATTGCAAATAGTTTTCCAGAACCTGACGTTAGCACTGCTTTTTCCCTTCCTCCGCCGCTCAtcaccaaacagaaaacaggcagaCTTCTCGTCCtgggaactttttaaaaagatgctcGACTCTTTTACGTTCATTAAGTGTCCGatcttgttgttttcagtgtttttatattttgctatGCGAGCGCAAGATGTTTTTGAGGATGTTTGTCcgttttctttcctgtttttttgtattgttttgttccgTTGCTGCAAAAGTTTCactatttaaatacaaaaatattgtGCTTGGATAAAgaaaggatggatggaaacaACAACGGgaagtttgttcattttgtccTTTATTTCTGTCACTAAGAGCCGTTgggttgaaaaaacaaacatctacaGAGCAAACAGTTAATGCATGCTGTTATCcagtctttttttctgccatgtttGCAGAAATTATGTTCAAAGAAATATA contains the following coding sequences:
- the epoa gene encoding erythropoietin isoform X2 encodes the protein MLRKTCKGLFALLLIVLEWTRPGLLSPLRPICDLRVLNHFIQEARDAEVAMKSCREGCDLSASVSVPQTTVNFDDWEKKTALEQAQEVQTGLWLLQQALNLLRTSMTNTELHNHIDNSVRNLLSINAVLRSLNIQEYTPPASAAGLQGTWQVSSAAELLQVHVNFLRGKVHLLLMDAQACRQNVS
- the epoa gene encoding erythropoietin isoform X1 is translated as MARTLRGSADSVMDFPRLFALLLIVLEWTRPGLLSPLRPICDLRVLNHFIQEARDAEVAMKSCREGCDLSASVSVPQTTVNFDDWEKKTALEQAQEVQTGLWLLQQALNLLRTSMTNTELHNHIDNSVRNLLSINAVLRSLNIQEYTPPASAAGLQGTWQVSSAAELLQVHVNFLRGKVHLLLMDAQACRQNVS